The segment ttgaaagtgcgcttgcgttcatgaatgaaaatattgttgttaggtgtttttctacaaatttgggcatcgactgtttggctgccatattgacttgtgacgccgctgatgctatttgaacccattgttttttttgtagaacaatattcgtaatttttgcgggtgacatatctatgtatatgtgaacgcatataagtatgtacatatggtgtgtatgcattatttgtgtgggaatttTATAcccacatatttacatgtgtacgcgtataagtatgtatgatgctattttatatgttggtttgtgtatacattatttgttcgacaatgtcgtacacatatgcatacatatgtacatatagagcagtgcgcgcacactttttactgataaatgatagcacgatttgaatttgaattctatttacatatgtatgtacatatatgtgcatacttatgtatatgtaactatgCTCTAATATCtatgtagatgcgtatgaaaatttaagtgaagaaatgtattttacatacaattttattgtttttaggatattatgatagtatgtcatacatatgtacatacatatgtatatagcatataagtatacaaacatattcacatatgaaattatattatagtatcaaacaaaataaatatttaaaaaatagctctttttcgtacattaactacaattattgatttggaaatagcataatttaattagaatattatcagttttgcatgtattcataaaaatacgcaaaatgataatcatatcaattaatatgattgcacataaacgtataaaaatataagccaaaaggccaacatacgtctgtaaaagcaatgtatatttctgagcataattttcattaaatactcagctctgttcacgcgccactgttaagatttctccttcttagctagctgtggtgaaacacgctcatcgcattttgttagcgaAACAAAACAAACAGTTTACTTAATTTGTACTCTCAAAATGTCCGTTGTAgatggaccttctctataaatatacgttacGGACACGGATTTTAATCCGTCCAAGGACTGTCTCAACTCGACACCTCTACGAAATTTGTCCAGAAATGTTTTTTGCCACTCCAACGACAACAACTCGTCAGCGATTATCTTTATGTAAGTAATTAAAGTCCATGAATTAATCATTTACATAACTATTTCTATTATAAAAGGTGTTTGGCAAATGAAGGAAGTTTAGAAATATTCACATCAGCATACTACTGTGGATACTATGAGCTATACTTGTGAAGTACTTTGAAACTTGTCGGTTAAATATTTACCCGGTAGAAAAAGGGAATTGTACTTTGTGTATCTAAAACCGACAATAAAAGATAGAAATCTAGTTTCTTTTTGGATCTTTTTGAAAGTACCCTAAATTTAGCTGAAGATTCCACATTGGCTAATAACGACAAAAAAATTCTTCTAGATAGTAGTAATGTTGTCCTTGATCCGTTTGTCATGgttgtcatcaaaaggagggttTCTCTTCTGAAGCAGTTGCTTTTTtgtcattgggggcgtttttttaCGAGGCGattcccaaacccagcgcacaaccctggggtaggatggttcgccttcttactttagctcgccttcaaacggatgttttttaaCTACCCAGAggatgagctgcttgagccatataaataattgtttctggccactcccaagtgaatggaaATCAGAGatctacacatgactctatcctcgtttttagtatttagtatgtatataaataagcatTTATAGACAATTCCAACTTAGGGTTAAAAAGCTGAACTCATGTACTAATCCTATATCTTCTGCTTAGTTTTCTTTcagtaattataaatattatcttCTTTGTCTTTGCAGGAAATTCACTTTCATCAAGACCAGTATTTTTTGATTGGCTTGACTACATTTGTAACTACAATTTGAATTTGCCTTCCTAGTGATGTGGTTGACTCCGAGGTTAAAGTCCTACTTTCACGGAAGTAGCGTGCAGAGAGAAACAAAATGCCACACatcatatttttctatttcgcGACAAGCTTTGTAATTACATCTAAAAATCCGTATTCACTAGTCCCTGGTTtctggctccactgtgaatgacgGTCAGTGCTTGTCAGAAGTTAGTTGCGACCGAAGTCTAGTCtgttgatgctcctaggagtcGATTCCGCCCAATGCAGGTGATTGAAgagatgatttctgcgaaagcacaccagcaggaactgcttggaaaggagttcattatgctccttaactgggagcaaaCGGGTGTCCACAGGTGTTTGATaagagacatcaagaggcatcatGTCGTAgttcggagtgcagtgttctgacaagtttggagcttcctcgtctgcgtttcactgcatacAGGCGACTATATTGGTGCGGCATAGTTAATAACCGGCGATTGTCTTGTCAGTTGCTAACTACGTTTCTTTGTTCTTTCCTCATGTGCTGCTCGCTAGGGACTTGAGGATATTGTTGAGGCTCCGAGgagagaaaggtcggagagatagccaTTGCCTTTGGACACATGCCATCGACTCCATTCGTTCATTCATTCCTGACGTCAATAACTTGAAATCATCAGCGTACAAATTGGTAGAAAACCCCTCTGTTGGTTGCGGTAGTTTCGAGATGTAAAAGTTAAGCAATGGcagggagaggacaccaccctgcgaaaCCCTTgtttaattattgtaattttttttacctcgaaatagtacggattaTTGACGACCTCTCAGGTAGTTCATGGcagtgtttaaaaaactgcagtCGAATTAGCAGAAGTCGCAAAATATAAGCTATTCGGTGCTTCGACTGTGTGCAACATTCTAAAATAAGCAATTACTTTTGCTTCTGCTTTTGTAAAAATCAGAAGTCGCAGTCgcagcacagaaaatgggtctggcagtgaacgagggcagaacgaaatatctcctgtcatcaaacaaacagtcgtcgcagtcgcgacttggctctcacgtcactgttgacagtcataactttgaagttgtagataatttcgtctatttaggaaccagcagtaacaccaccaacaatgtcagcctggaaatccaacgcaggattgctcttgccaataggtgctacttcggactgagtaggcaattgaaaagtaaagtcctctctcgacgaacaaaaaccaaactctataagtcgctcataactCCCGgtctgctgtatggtgcagaggcttgggcgatgacaacaaccgatgagtcgacgttacgagttttcgagagaaaaattctgcgaaagatttatggtcctttgcgcattggccacggcgaatatcgcattcgatggaacgatgagctgtacgagatatacgacgacatcgacatagttcagcgaattaaaagacagcggctacgctggctaggtcatgttgtccggatggatgaaaacactccagctctgaaagtattcgacgcaatacccgccgggggaagcagaggaagaggaagacctccaccccgttggaaggaccaagtggagaaggacctgacttcgcttcgaatatccaattggcgccacgtagcgaaaagaagaaacgactggcgcgctgttgttaactcggctataatcgcgtaagtggtgtctacgccaattaagaagaagaagaagaagaagtcgcaGTCGAAGCATTGGCCAAAATCATGAAAGCaacgaaaagcaaaaatcaTCAGCAGGCCCCGCTTCTCGTTTTCTTGCTTCTGATTTGCTGTTGCTTTCAATCGTAGACGAAAGTCGATGCTGTGGCAGGTGTCGGCTTTCGGAAGTCGTCAGCAGTCGAAACCTTAAAAAAGAGGCATTCGATAAGACGATATTGCGCGGTGTTGTACAGTATGAAGGCTAGGCCTTACTCAAGATCTTTACGTAAAACGTTGAAGcctgcacaactcagaagatccTTGCTGCAAGGCGTTGCTCCAGTGACGACAAGCTTACGCTAAGACTTACCAAtctaaacggggttagatctccGCAATAACAATATGGATGGCCGGATAAAACTCgtgtcaattccggtgcgttgaaccgactgttgtgggaattgctggaaattttgattttgaattatgTTGAAATCACTGAAACCGTATCGAatgcccctattgcggttttcaacccgacttggtcgaattgaagttaatgcccctattgcggttttcaacccaactgcatttcagtcgaagtttaaaaattcggtATTGCCAACTTCAACTCAATCCGTCAAAAAAATTGCGGTTGAAGTATGAtctaacttcaactttttttggtattgcggttttcaactctGTACAAGTGGGGTTgactagtatataaataaacttcaacTGCTTAATAGCAGTTGAAGTTCAACATTCGTgcagtgaaatacaaaaaaatattaaagaaaaatggaggacgggtaaaataactattttaattaatgttaaattaattttaattaatatttttttataaatttttagaagaaataaagttgcaacaaaaaaccaattcgaaaaattggtggAGTTAATGGAGAAGCTTCCAGAAGTAGGAAGAGGAAAGCCACCATttggaaacaataaattcaaattgaggtgcagcgcctcaaaattggtaaattaaaatcttcgcaaagattttaattttttttggttatttaagacacaaagtaatattttttttattttatttttaataattctggaatgaagtgatattttatatttttgtaccatagtttaagtttaccttaaaaaatgaagtgatattgttatttaatgaatttatttaaataaaatttaaatatatgcctgaataaatagcacattagaaataataaatgaatatttgaaTGAATTATTGCGAATTATTCGAGCCGTATCCTCTTCTTCTCTTTCTATGTCCAAAATATCATTGGTCATTGTAGTATGTGAAGTAGATGGTATTTCTTCCGGAGATTCCACTTGAAAGTGTtggcaaatattgtgcaatgcGCAACAAGCATTCACAATTTGCGTAGCCTTTTCGGGAGTGTAATGTAAACGTCGTACAGATAAAAGAAATCGAAATCTACTCTTGAGTACACCAATTGTCCGCTCTACAATATTCCGGGCCTTTGAGTGTGCTGTATTGTAGCGTGCTTGGGGTGAAGAAGCTTCCGCCAAGCGATAAGGcgtcattaaaaatttgtgcagaGGATAGCCAGCGTCGCCTAAGAAATTACATTACTctaattatttatcaataaataCGACAAAGTCTTACCCAAGATCCAAGTGTTATTCTGTATGTTTTTCTGTAAATGCACTTTCAAATCGctaacattgaaaacaaaagagtcaTGATTTGCGCCTGCATGCCTAGCATCCACATACCGAATAGACATTTTATAAACacaaagctaaaaattttaagaaattataccattttgtttctaatataattcagattttatacatacaatcatcacgtttaaaC is part of the Bactrocera neohumeralis isolate Rockhampton unplaced genomic scaffold, APGP_CSIRO_Bneo_wtdbg2-racon-allhic-juicebox.fasta_v2 ctg2519, whole genome shotgun sequence genome and harbors:
- the LOC126766778 gene encoding putative nuclease HARBI1; the encoded protein is MILCVYKMSIRYVDARHAGANHDSFVFNVSDLKVHLQKNIQNNTWILGDAGYPLHKFLMTPYRLAEASSPQARYNTAHSKARNIVERTIGVLKSRFRFLLSVRRLHYTPEKATQIVNACCALHNICQHFQVESPEEIPSTSHTTMTNDILDIEREEEDTARIIRNNSFKYSFIISNVLFIQAYI